In Gemmata obscuriglobus, a single genomic region encodes these proteins:
- a CDS encoding IS66-like element ISGob4 family transposase — MTPVPQPPELPDNLPPAVVAYIRALEATITALVAEVAELKARLNQSSTNSSKPPSSDPPQVKLAPPKAPSGKRRGGQPGHPKAERTLLPPDEIRTLKPSVCRDCSRSLAGDDPAPAIHQVHELPVIKPHVTEYRCHRLRCPHCGTTTVPAVPSEARTGYGPRAQAVAALLTGSCRLGKRGTSQLFDDLFGLPLSPAMVCKLQHRTAEALKPVAEQALVYTRGHPANVDETGWKQGRQRAWLWAAVTTFVVAFLIRRTRGRAAFDDLRAGSTAVHTTDRYPVYTHLDKYKRQLCWAHLRRDFQAMIDRGGSGQAIGAALLACSDALFENWYRVRDGTLARSTCRSTYIPALRRQVGTHLRNGAACGCAKTATTCAELLSVEASLWTFARVVGVEPTNNAAEREVRHAVCWRKTSFGTDSERGSRFVERILTVIASCRRQKRNVLAFLIDAVTAHRTGAKAPTLVPAEAQQQNVVNPLLANC; from the coding sequence ATGACGCCTGTTCCTCAACCGCCGGAACTGCCCGATAACTTACCACCGGCGGTGGTGGCGTATATTCGCGCCTTGGAGGCCACGATCACTGCTCTGGTGGCCGAGGTCGCCGAACTCAAGGCCCGACTCAACCAGAGCTCCACCAACTCGTCGAAGCCGCCCTCGTCCGATCCTCCGCAGGTGAAACTGGCCCCGCCCAAGGCCCCTTCGGGGAAGCGTCGGGGCGGGCAACCGGGGCATCCCAAAGCCGAGCGCACGCTCCTGCCACCCGATGAGATCCGGACCCTCAAGCCGTCCGTGTGCCGGGACTGCTCGCGGTCGCTGGCCGGGGACGATCCGGCTCCGGCCATTCATCAGGTCCACGAGTTGCCCGTTATCAAACCCCACGTGACCGAGTATCGGTGCCACCGGCTCCGGTGCCCCCACTGCGGCACGACCACGGTGCCCGCGGTGCCGTCGGAGGCGCGCACCGGATACGGCCCCCGGGCGCAGGCGGTGGCCGCGCTTCTCACCGGCTCGTGCCGTCTGGGCAAGCGGGGCACGAGCCAACTGTTCGACGATCTGTTCGGCCTGCCCCTGAGCCCGGCCATGGTGTGCAAGCTCCAGCACCGAACCGCCGAGGCGCTGAAGCCGGTGGCCGAACAGGCCCTGGTGTACACCCGCGGGCACCCGGCCAACGTGGACGAGACCGGTTGGAAGCAGGGGCGTCAGCGGGCCTGGCTGTGGGCCGCCGTGACCACGTTCGTGGTGGCGTTCCTGATCCGCCGGACCCGGGGCCGGGCCGCCTTTGATGACCTGCGTGCCGGGTCCACGGCCGTGCATACGACGGACCGGTATCCGGTGTACACGCACCTCGACAAGTACAAGCGTCAACTCTGCTGGGCGCACCTGCGACGCGATTTCCAGGCGATGATCGACCGGGGCGGTTCCGGACAGGCGATCGGCGCGGCTCTGTTGGCGTGTTCGGACGCCCTGTTCGAGAACTGGTATCGGGTCCGGGACGGAACCCTCGCGCGGTCCACATGTCGCTCGACCTACATCCCCGCGTTGCGTCGTCAGGTCGGCACGCACCTGCGGAACGGGGCGGCGTGCGGCTGCGCCAAGACCGCCACGACCTGCGCGGAACTGTTGTCGGTCGAGGCGTCGTTGTGGACGTTCGCGCGTGTCGTCGGCGTGGAACCGACCAACAACGCGGCCGAGCGTGAGGTGCGTCACGCCGTGTGCTGGCGCAAAACCAGCTTCGGGACCGACAGCGAACGCGGGAGCCGGTTCGTGGAACGAATCCTCACGGTGATCGCCTCGTGCCGCCGCCAGAAGCGCAACGTCTTGGCGTTCCTCATCGACGCCGTCACCGCACACCGGACCGGCGCGAAGGCACCGACGCTCGTTCCAGCTGAAGCTCAACAACAGAACGTTGTGAATCCGCTACTCGCCAACTGTTGA
- the guaA gene encoding glutamine-hydrolyzing GMP synthase: protein MTNELVLILDFGSQFGQLIARRVRELNVFCQVVRHDISAARVKELNPKGIILSGGPASVYEPGAPHCDPAVFDLGIPVLGICYGMQLACHFLGGKVGGAAHTREYGRATLSVTDPDTIFKGYPPESIVWMSHGDQVQNVSGDFVPLAATDACPLAAVKHTSRPIFGLQFHPEVAHTPHGGQILANFLRDVCGCSGQWKMTAFIENTVAEIRRKVGNKRVICGLSGGVDSSVCAALLVKAIGPQVACIYVDNGLMREGETELVKHTFRDWFKADLHAVDAGERFLTALAGVTDPQQKRKIIGKVFIDVFKEEAKSIPDAHFLAQGTLYPDVIESGGSPDGPAATIKLHHNVGGLPAELGFELIEPLRDLFKDEVRHLGTELGLPEDVVWRHPFPGPGLAVRCLGEVTDPKLQTIRKADTIFLEELRKAGWYRKTSQAFAVLLPVQSVGVMGDGRTYESTICLRCVQTDDFMTADWSRLPEDLLARTATAIINRVKGINRVVYDISSKPPATIEWE, encoded by the coding sequence ATGACAAACGAACTGGTCCTGATTCTCGACTTCGGCTCGCAGTTCGGGCAACTGATCGCCCGGCGGGTGCGCGAGTTGAACGTGTTCTGCCAGGTGGTGCGGCACGACATCTCCGCGGCCCGCGTGAAGGAGCTGAACCCGAAAGGGATCATCCTCTCCGGCGGCCCCGCGAGCGTGTACGAGCCGGGCGCGCCGCACTGCGACCCCGCGGTCTTCGACCTCGGCATCCCGGTGCTCGGCATCTGCTACGGGATGCAGCTCGCGTGTCACTTCCTGGGCGGCAAGGTGGGCGGCGCGGCCCACACCCGCGAGTACGGCCGCGCGACCCTGAGCGTGACCGACCCGGACACCATCTTCAAAGGCTACCCGCCCGAGTCGATCGTGTGGATGAGCCACGGCGACCAGGTGCAGAACGTGAGCGGCGACTTCGTGCCGCTCGCGGCCACGGACGCCTGCCCGCTGGCGGCGGTGAAGCACACCTCGCGCCCCATCTTCGGTCTCCAGTTCCACCCGGAGGTGGCCCACACCCCGCACGGCGGGCAGATTCTGGCGAACTTCCTCCGCGACGTGTGCGGCTGCTCCGGCCAGTGGAAGATGACCGCGTTCATCGAGAACACGGTCGCCGAGATCCGGCGCAAGGTCGGCAACAAGCGCGTCATCTGCGGGCTGTCCGGCGGGGTCGATTCGAGCGTCTGCGCGGCCCTGCTGGTGAAGGCCATCGGGCCGCAGGTGGCGTGCATCTACGTCGACAACGGCCTCATGCGAGAGGGCGAAACGGAGCTGGTGAAGCACACGTTCCGCGACTGGTTCAAGGCCGACCTGCACGCGGTGGACGCGGGCGAGCGGTTCCTGACGGCGCTCGCCGGGGTCACCGACCCGCAGCAGAAGCGCAAGATCATCGGGAAGGTGTTCATCGACGTGTTCAAGGAGGAGGCCAAGAGCATCCCCGACGCCCACTTCCTCGCCCAGGGCACCCTGTACCCCGACGTGATCGAGAGCGGCGGCTCCCCGGACGGCCCGGCGGCGACGATCAAGCTGCACCACAACGTCGGCGGGCTGCCCGCGGAGCTGGGGTTCGAGCTGATCGAGCCGCTGCGCGACCTGTTCAAGGACGAGGTGCGGCACCTGGGCACCGAACTCGGCCTGCCAGAAGACGTGGTGTGGCGCCACCCGTTCCCCGGGCCGGGGCTCGCGGTGCGGTGCCTCGGCGAGGTGACCGATCCGAAGCTCCAAACGATCCGCAAGGCCGACACGATCTTCCTGGAAGAGCTGCGCAAGGCCGGTTGGTACCGGAAGACCTCACAGGCGTTCGCGGTGCTGCTGCCGGTTCAGAGCGTCGGCGTGATGGGCGACGGGCGCACCTACGAGAGCACCATCTGCTTGCGGTGCGTGCAGACCGACGACTTCATGACCGCGGACTGGTCCCGCCTGCCCGAGGACCTGCTCGCCCGGACCGCCACGGCGATCATCAACCGGGTGAAGGGCATCAACCGCGTGGTGTACGACATCAGCAGCAAGCCGCCCGCCACGATCGAGTGGGAGTAA
- a CDS encoding MFS transporter, producing the protein MSVDSSAPAPVAPRTGWASLRDLTGYQWFVFVVCCLAWDLDCMDQQLFVLAREPALSALMHKPATSPEVGYIGSWATAVFLIGWGLGGIGFGVLGDRLGRVKTLTATIGLYALFTGLSALSVTEWDFMLYRLLTGFGVGGAFASAVVLLAETVPDNARPYALGLFQASSVLGNCTAALTSMYLGSLQKQGAFPPDGWLTPWRVMFLLGILPGLLLVVVQFSLREPQKWLALRAAEATGARPSPWQQFTGTLTGIFTTAPWNKRLFLALLLTGAGVIGLWGIGFFSPKLVGLALEETLKSEGLSGDQLKGETGRWRGITSLVQNAGSFLGIFAFSWVTGIFGRRPTFAVFFVLAAISTAGTFWSLQTRSDIFWMIPIMGFCQLALFGGYAIYLPELFPTKFRSTGTSFCYNAGRVVAAGGLFVMGELPKMFTGDTATQFRYACVTMCAVFLVGLLVLPFLPETKDKPLPE; encoded by the coding sequence ATGTCCGTTGATTCTTCCGCACCCGCGCCGGTCGCGCCGCGCACCGGCTGGGCCAGCCTCCGGGACCTGACCGGTTACCAGTGGTTCGTGTTCGTCGTGTGCTGCCTCGCGTGGGACCTCGACTGCATGGACCAGCAGCTCTTCGTGCTGGCCCGCGAGCCGGCCCTGTCGGCGCTGATGCACAAGCCGGCGACGTCCCCGGAAGTCGGCTACATAGGGTCGTGGGCCACCGCGGTGTTCCTGATCGGGTGGGGGCTGGGCGGGATCGGGTTCGGGGTGCTCGGTGACCGGCTCGGGCGCGTGAAAACGCTCACCGCGACCATCGGTCTGTACGCCCTCTTCACCGGGCTCAGCGCGCTATCCGTCACCGAATGGGACTTCATGCTCTACCGGCTGCTGACCGGGTTCGGGGTGGGCGGCGCGTTCGCGTCCGCGGTGGTGCTCCTGGCCGAAACCGTGCCGGACAATGCCCGGCCGTACGCGCTGGGGCTGTTCCAGGCGTCGAGCGTGCTCGGGAACTGCACCGCCGCGCTCACCAGCATGTACCTCGGGTCGCTCCAGAAGCAGGGCGCGTTCCCGCCCGACGGGTGGCTCACCCCGTGGCGGGTGATGTTCCTGCTCGGCATCCTGCCGGGCCTTTTGCTCGTCGTGGTGCAGTTCTCGCTGCGGGAGCCGCAGAAGTGGCTCGCCCTGCGGGCCGCGGAAGCGACCGGCGCGCGGCCGTCGCCGTGGCAGCAGTTCACGGGCACGCTCACCGGCATCTTTACCACGGCCCCGTGGAACAAGAGGCTGTTCCTCGCCCTGTTGCTCACCGGGGCCGGGGTGATCGGGCTGTGGGGCATCGGGTTCTTCTCTCCGAAACTCGTCGGGCTCGCGCTGGAGGAAACGCTGAAATCGGAGGGGCTGTCCGGCGACCAGCTCAAGGGCGAAACCGGGCGCTGGCGCGGGATCACGTCGCTGGTGCAGAACGCCGGGTCGTTCCTGGGCATTTTCGCGTTCAGTTGGGTCACGGGCATCTTCGGGCGCCGGCCGACGTTCGCGGTGTTCTTCGTGTTGGCGGCGATTTCAACGGCGGGTACATTCTGGTCTCTGCAAACGCGGTCGGACATCTTCTGGATGATCCCGATCATGGGGTTCTGCCAGCTCGCGCTGTTCGGCGGGTACGCGATCTACCTGCCGGAGCTGTTCCCGACGAAGTTCCGCAGCACCGGCACGAGCTTCTGCTACAACGCGGGCCGGGTGGTGGCGGCCGGCGGGCTGTTCGTGATGGGCGAGCTGCCGAAGATGTTCACCGGCGACACCGCGACCCAGTTCCGGTACGCCTGCGTGACAATGTGCGCGGTGTTCCTCGTCGGGCTGCTGGTGCTGCCGTTCTTGCCCGAGACGAAAGACAAACCGCTGCCGGAGTAG
- a CDS encoding P-II family nitrogen regulator, translated as MKQLTIVVKPFRAEAVLQVIAELGVTACAVREAKGYGRQKGYLDRYRGSEYSAAYLPKVEITVWATDEQAAQLKDLVPKVARTGRIGDGKVFVVPLAWPESLVF; from the coding sequence ATGAAACAACTGACGATTGTGGTCAAGCCCTTCCGCGCGGAGGCCGTGCTCCAGGTCATCGCCGAACTGGGCGTGACGGCGTGCGCGGTGCGCGAGGCGAAGGGGTACGGGCGCCAGAAGGGCTACCTCGACCGGTACCGCGGGTCGGAGTACAGCGCCGCGTACTTACCGAAAGTGGAGATCACCGTCTGGGCCACGGACGAGCAGGCGGCCCAACTGAAAGACCTCGTGCCCAAGGTCGCGCGGACCGGCCGCATCGGGGACGGCAAGGTCTTCGTCGTGCCACTCGCGTGGCCCGAGTCGCTCGTGTTCTGA
- the proC gene encoding pyrroline-5-carboxylate reductase produces MTHEDLFPLSIGFLGAGQMATALGAAWAKAGLLDAARSRAADPYPETRAKFQAATGIETVASNAAVAAQCDVLVVAVKPHNVSAVAAEIKPALEPRHFVISIAAGVTLDTLAAEFGTARLARVMPNTPCLVGASASGYATRNPQPDNTDTALVGKLFGAVGQAFHLPENLLDAVTGLSGSGPAYVYMFIEALADGGVKSGLPRPVAQALAAQTVLGAAKMVLETGLHPGALKDAVASPGGTTIAGIHELERSAFRAAAIGAVEAAARRAGELGKKE; encoded by the coding sequence ATGACGCATGAGGATCTGTTCCCGCTGTCCATCGGGTTCCTCGGCGCCGGCCAGATGGCCACGGCCCTCGGGGCGGCGTGGGCGAAGGCCGGGCTCCTCGACGCGGCGCGAAGCCGGGCGGCGGACCCGTACCCCGAGACGCGCGCGAAGTTCCAGGCCGCCACCGGCATCGAGACGGTCGCGTCGAACGCCGCCGTGGCCGCGCAGTGCGACGTGCTGGTCGTGGCCGTGAAGCCGCACAACGTCTCGGCGGTCGCGGCCGAGATCAAGCCCGCGCTGGAGCCCCGGCACTTCGTCATCTCGATCGCCGCGGGGGTCACCCTGGACACGCTCGCGGCCGAATTCGGCACCGCGCGGCTGGCCCGCGTGATGCCCAACACCCCGTGCCTGGTAGGCGCGAGCGCGAGCGGGTACGCCACGCGGAACCCGCAGCCGGACAACACCGACACCGCTCTCGTCGGGAAGCTGTTCGGCGCGGTGGGCCAGGCGTTCCACCTGCCCGAAAACCTGCTCGACGCCGTGACCGGCCTGAGCGGCAGCGGCCCCGCCTACGTGTACATGTTCATCGAGGCCCTGGCCGACGGCGGCGTGAAGTCCGGCCTGCCGCGGCCGGTGGCCCAGGCGCTCGCGGCCCAAACGGTCCTCGGCGCCGCGAAGATGGTGCTCGAAACCGGCCTGCACCCGGGCGCGCTCAAGGACGCCGTCGCGAGCCCCGGCGGCACCACGATCGCGGGCATCCACGAGTTGGAGCGGTCCGCGTTCCGCGCCGCGGCCATCGGCGCGGTCGAGGCCGCCGCGCGGCGCGCCGGGGAGTTGGGGAAGAAGGAATAA